The following coding sequences are from one Kosakonia sp. H02 window:
- the mpaA gene encoding murein tripeptide amidase MpaA, with product MTVTRPRALRGVFAHGSEEFGRSLLGAPLIWFPAPLATHQSGLIIAGTHGDENAAVVTLSCALRTLAPDLRHHHVVLAVNPDGCQLGLRANANGVDLNRNFPAANWKSGDTVYRWNSAAEERDVVLQTGDAPGSEPETQALCQLIHRIHPAWVVTFHDPLACVEDPRESALGKWLSDGFSLPLVTSVGYETPGSFGSWCADINLHCITVEFPPVSSDAASEKYLAAMTSLLHWDPQR from the coding sequence ATGACTGTCACACGTCCACGCGCGCTACGGGGCGTTTTTGCCCACGGGAGTGAAGAGTTTGGCCGCTCACTGTTAGGCGCGCCGCTGATTTGGTTCCCGGCCCCGCTCGCCACGCACCAAAGCGGGTTGATCATCGCTGGTACGCATGGGGATGAAAATGCGGCGGTTGTCACGCTCTCCTGCGCCTTGCGCACGCTCGCCCCGGATCTGCGCCATCATCATGTGGTGTTAGCGGTCAACCCGGATGGCTGCCAGCTTGGTTTACGCGCGAATGCGAACGGCGTCGATCTCAATCGCAACTTTCCGGCGGCGAACTGGAAGTCCGGCGACACGGTTTATCGCTGGAACAGTGCTGCGGAAGAACGCGATGTGGTATTGCAAACCGGCGATGCGCCAGGTTCGGAGCCGGAAACTCAGGCGTTGTGTCAGCTGATTCACCGTATTCATCCGGCATGGGTAGTGACGTTTCATGATCCGCTGGCCTGTGTGGAAGACCCGCGTGAAAGCGCCCTCGGAAAGTGGTTATCAGACGGCTTTTCCCTGCCGCTGGTGACCAGCGTTGGTTACGAGACACCGGGTTCGTTCGGTAGCTGGTGTGCAGATATCAACCTGCACTGTATTACCGTTGAGTTCCCGCCGGTCTCGTCTGATGCAGCCAGTGAAAAATACCTGGCCGCAATGACTTCCCTGCTGCACTGGGATCCTCAAAGATGA
- the ycjG gene encoding L-Ala-D/L-Glu epimerase, producing MRNVNVYEETWPLHTPFVISRGARSEARVVVVELEEDGIKASGECTPYPRYGESEASVMAQIMTIVPQLQNGLNREELQTLLPPGAARNAVDCALWDLAARKAQRTLAQYTGVELPTSVTTAQTVVIGTPEQMAASAAALSEKGAKLLKIKLDDHLISERLVAIRAAAPGATLIVDANEAWRSEGLAARCQLLADLGVAMLEQPLPANDDAMLANFIHPLPICADESCHTRESLKSLHGRYEMVNIKLDKTGGLTEALALAQEASAQGFSLMLGCMICTSRAIAAALPLVNGVRFADLDGPTWLAVDVEPALRYSTGTLHL from the coding sequence ATGAGAAACGTCAACGTTTATGAGGAAACATGGCCGCTGCATACACCGTTTGTGATATCGCGCGGTGCCCGCAGTGAAGCAAGAGTGGTCGTGGTCGAGCTGGAAGAAGACGGGATTAAAGCGTCTGGCGAATGCACGCCGTATCCGCGCTATGGTGAAAGTGAAGCCTCCGTAATGGCGCAAATCATGACGATAGTGCCGCAACTGCAAAACGGCCTCAACCGGGAAGAGTTGCAAACCCTGTTACCGCCTGGCGCGGCGCGTAACGCGGTGGATTGTGCATTATGGGATCTGGCGGCGCGAAAAGCGCAACGCACTCTGGCGCAATACACCGGCGTTGAACTCCCAACAAGCGTGACCACCGCACAGACCGTGGTTATCGGCACCCCGGAACAGATGGCGGCCAGCGCGGCAGCGTTAAGTGAAAAGGGCGCGAAACTGCTGAAGATTAAGCTCGACGATCATCTGATAAGCGAACGGCTGGTCGCGATCCGCGCGGCGGCTCCCGGGGCGACACTGATTGTGGATGCTAACGAAGCGTGGCGCAGCGAAGGGCTGGCCGCGCGCTGTCAGTTGCTGGCGGATTTGGGCGTGGCGATGCTGGAACAGCCGCTGCCTGCCAACGACGATGCGATGCTGGCGAACTTTATTCACCCCTTGCCGATTTGTGCCGATGAGAGTTGCCACACGCGGGAAAGCCTGAAATCTCTGCATGGGCGCTACGAGATGGTCAATATCAAGCTGGATAAAACCGGCGGCCTGACCGAGGCGCTGGCGCTGGCTCAGGAGGCATCAGCGCAGGGGTTTTCATTAATGCTCGGCTGCATGATCTGTACATCCAGAGCCATCGCGGCGGCGTTGCCTCTGGTTAATGGCGTGCGTTTTGCCGATCTGGATGGCCCGACCTGGCTGGCGGTGGATGTCGAGCCCGCGTTACGCTATTCCACCGGCACACTTCATCTTTGA